TGGCCAACCGGAGGTGGGGACGGTGACCCCTCGCTCGGTCCTGCGCTACGAGACCTGGACGCTCCAGCCCGACCGCGAGCCGGACGCGGAGCCGGTCCTGTACGCGATGCAGTGCGCCGTGGACGGAGAGACCTCACCGACAAGCGAGGACTTCGCCGAACCGCAGGACTGGGTGCTGCGGCACTGCGGTCAGAACCCGTCGCACCACACCTACCGGGAGATCATCACCCGCCCCTGGCGGACCTGGCGCCAGACGTGAGCCACTCTCCTCGCCCAGGCGCCGCACCGCGCTGACCCACCCGACTCCCGTCCCTGCCGGGCGCAGCCGATCGAGGCTCCCCCGCACTCGTCAGCCCCGGCAGGGACGGGCCCTCACCTGCGTGCCGGGCCCATGGTCATGAGGTTCTGGCCTCTGCCACAGAAAGTCAGCCACGACGGCGGGCGTGCCGACCGATCACCCGCCACGTGTGTCTCGCTCAACCCCGCACCGGCATCAGCCCAGTTATCTCCATCGTCACGGCCCCCAGCCAGGCAGCAAGCATGGGCGTCCGGGACGGCGCAAGCCCGCCGGGCGTCCTCTCAGGTGCCCGGCCAGTCTGCTGCTGAGCGGTCGGACCGGGGCTTCCGATTGGTAGTCCGGCCTACGCTCCCGGGCTCTGCGCGCCGAGTGGTCGGCGGCCGTCGCCAGCGGGGCGGCAGACAGGAGCGGGCGGCGGTCACCGACCGCCGACGCGCGGCGGCCCGCGTCAGCGGGACGCCCTTGATCAAGTAAAGAAACTCTGAACAGCTCACCCCGTCCAACCCACCGGCCGGGCTGCCGGGTCGCTGGTCAGGACCGCCGTTGCCGGCGCTTCTTCGATTCGGCCAGTGCGGCTTCGAGTTTCTCGCGCGGCGATGCGTCCGAGTCGGCGTCGGCGTCATGGAGGGGGGGCAGGAACAGGCCGCGTCGGCTTGTCTCGCGTTTGATCTTCCGGCGCTCGTTGAAGATCCGTTGGTGTTCCTCACGGATCGTGGCCCATCGCTGGTCGAGTTCTGCTTCCCGTGCCAGGAGCTCGTCATCGGTGAGGTCGGCGAAGTCGGCGGCGGCTGCGCGGGCCTCGCGGGCGATCTCTTCCCGTAGCAGGTAGTTCGTGATCGGCCCGTGGTGCTTGCCCGGTTCCGGGGTCTGGCGCACGAAGACACCGCGGCCCTTGACCGAGTACACGAGTCCTTCCTGCTTGAGGCTTCGGTAGGCGTTCTGCGCGGTGGAGTTGGCTACTTGGAAGCGCTCTTGGATCTCACGGGCGGGCGGGAGCTGGGAGCCCGGAGGGTAGGTGCCTTCTGCGATGTCGCGGCGGAGGAAGTCGGCGACCTGAACGTAGGGCGGGCGGCTGTCGTCGTTGCGGATGAGGTCGGCCGGCCAGTCCGGGCCTGACTCCTCTCCGTCTTCGTCCGCTGGGGAGTCCGGGGCATCGCTCCCGCTGTCCGTCGAGCTCACGAAGCTGCCCCGGCCGAGTTGGGAGTAGACCAGCCCTTCCTGTTTGAGGACCCGCAGGGCGTTCTGGACGGTGGAGCTGGAGACGCCGAACCGCTCGCCGAGCACGTTCGCCGAGGGCAGTCGCTCGCCCGATG
This is a stretch of genomic DNA from Streptomyces sp. TG1A-8. It encodes these proteins:
- a CDS encoding winged helix-turn-helix domain-containing protein, with the protein product MTLPLDEDSRPPYLQAAAALRDAILTGEFTSGERLPSANVLGERFGVSSSTVQNALRVLKQEGLVYSQLGRGSFVSSTDSGSDAPDSPADEDGEESGPDWPADLIRNDDSRPPYVQVADFLRRDIAEGTYPPGSQLPPAREIQERFQVANSTAQNAYRSLKQEGLVYSVKGRGVFVRQTPEPGKHHGPITNYLLREEIAREARAAAADFADLTDDELLAREAELDQRWATIREEHQRIFNERRKIKRETSRRGLFLPPLHDADADSDASPREKLEAALAESKKRRQRRS